The stretch of DNA AGCCGCCGAACATCTCAATATCAACGCAGAGCTGCGTCAAATGTTATTGACGCCTCGCCGCGAGGTGCAAGTTCGCGTCACCATTGAACGAGACAACGGACACCTCGCCAATTTTGTTGGCTTCCGAGTCCAGCACGATAATCATCGTGGGCCGATGAAAGGTGGTCTTCGCTTCCACCCCGATGTTGACCTGGATGAGACGCGTGCATTGGCGAGTCTGATGACCTGGAAAACAGCCGTCGTCGATTTGCCGTATGGCGGTGCCAAGGGCGGAATCGGAGTGGATCCGTCGGAGTTGTCACTGCGGGAAATTGAAAAGCTAACTCGGGCCTTCGTCGATCAGATCCACGAACTTGTCGGTCCCGACACGGATATACCCGCCCCCGACATGGGCACCGATCACCGAGTGATGTCATGGTTTCGTAATCAATGGGAAAAGTATCACGGTTTCAATCCCGCCGTCATCACGGGAAAGCCGGTGGAAGAATACGGAGCGAAGGGACGTGAGGAAGCGACCGGCCGTGGTGTGGGGACGCTTACCGTCAAGCTAACCAAGCGACTTGGTTATCGAGCTGAACAAACACGCGTGGCCATACAGGGATTCGGAAACGTTGGTTCGCATGCGGCAAAGTTTTTAACCGAGGCGCAGTTTCCGGTGGTTGCGGTCAGCGATATCTCTGGAACCTATTACGATCCCAATGGGCTTAAGATTGGTGAGTTGCTTCGCCACAAACTTGAACATCCACGCGGTCTGCTGGAAGGTTACACCGGATGCCAAATTCTGCCGTTGGGCGATTTGATTACGCTTAATGACGTCGACGTGCTGATCCCAGCGGCACTGGGCGGAGTGATCACTGAAAAGAACGTCGATGACATCCACGCCAAGGTCATCATCGAAGCGGCGAACGGTCCAATCTATCCAAGTGCCGACGAAGAACTGCACAACAAGGGCGTCACGATCTTGCCCGATATCCTTGCCAATGCGGGTGGTGTAACGGTCAGCTACTTTGAATGGGTACAGAATCGTCAACACTATCGTTGGCCACTGGACCGTGTCCGCGGCGAACTCGATCGCACCATGAACGACGCGTTCGAGAATGTGTGGCAGACCTCGCAACAACGGAAGGTATCTTTGCGCACTGCCGCCTATATTATCGGCATCACTAGGGTTCGTCGCGCTGCTGAATTAGCTGGGTTGACTTCGTAGCACGACGCACGTTGGCAAGTACCCCCGCCGTGTAACATCGTCGCCGATACGGGGCGAGGATACTGAGAGCGGATACTGAGAGCGAATCGTTTCAAGATCGTCGGCTAAGTGTTCTTGGGCTTAACCAAGCAGTGAAAGCCGACGCAGGGTTCTTCGTCCACACGTTCTTCTTCGGCTTGCGTCAGGATTTCCTGGACCTGCTTCATCCGTTGAGGACTCAAAGCAGCCGAGATCACACGTTGTTGCCCGTCAGGACCAATCGCGACGGTGGTAATGACCGCAACCGTATCGTCATGCTGCAACGCAGCGATGATATGTTGACCGACCTGTTCTTCCGCGTTGCGGATTGTCGTCACAAATTGAGCAATTTTGCCTTTATCGACGTCATTGGTGACCTCGCCAGGTTTGCTTGATGTCACCACCGGTTCGGCCGGTGCTTTGTTTTGGTCTTCAGAGTCACTGGGGTGTTCTTCGGATTCGTTCATGTTAGATCTTAGCGGTGGTTCAAGTTACTTCGTTCAGTTGGTCGCCTGATACCGTAACAATTTTCCCAAAACCCGCGACTAGGTGAGCTTTGTGGACCATCATTTCGTAAAAGGCGAAGTCTCCGAAATCCGCGTACATCGCAGCCTCGGGATGACGCTGAAGGAAGGCGGTTCGAGCTACGTGATCAGCACCTCGAGCCAACTTTTGGACCGATCCTATCAACGTTGCTCTTGCTCCGGCGAGCGGATCACCATTCTCGCCACCGGGTGAAACCAATAGCAACGACACTCGATGGTCGTTTGCCAAATTTTTCGTGTGAACGGCCAGTCCCGATAGCAGCATGGCCATCTGGTCGGGCTTTATTCGAGCCACGGTTACGAGGGAAACGAACGGCGCACCACCATCGGCAATCGTGCCAAGGCTAGCCGCCAGAGCGGAATCCATCAGTGAGGAAATTTCAGTTGCTGACATGACATCATTCTACCGCACCCGAGGCCAGATTGCCCATGTTTTCGAAGCTTCCGTTTTTGCCGAGATTCGTATTGTTGGCTGAAGAACAGTTTTGCTACTCTGCCAGCCCAGCAATCAACGCAGAAAGGACTCGCGATGTCGATTTTGGATGGCAGCAATATTCTTATCACCGGTGGTACCGGCTCGTTTGGCAAGAAGTGCGCAAAGACGCTCTTAGATCAATGCAAGCCAAATCGCCTTGTGATTCTCAGTCGAGATGAGCAAAAGCACGTTGATATGGCTCGCAATGTCTTGCCACCGTCCGAGTATCCCCAAGTGCGATACTTCGTCGGTGATGTGCGAGATCGTGGCCGACTCTCGCACGCATTGCGTGGGATCGACTACGTCATTCACGCCGCCGCGATGAAGCATGTCGATATCGCCGAATACAATCCTACCGAATGCATCAGCACCAACATTGGCGGTGCCGAGAACCTGATCAACGCTTGCATTGAAAGCAACGTCAAAAAGCTGGTGGCATTGTCCACCGATAAAGCTGCGGCTCCGGTGAACCTGTACGGTGCGACAAAACTTTGCAGCGACAAGCTCTTCGCCGCTGGCAATTCGCTCTCGGGTGCGTCGGGCACACGTTTCTGTGCGGTGCGCTATGGCAACGTGATTGGGTCTAACGGTTCCGTAATTCCGTTCTTCCAGAACAAGCGGCACGAAGGCGTATTGCCAATTACTAGTTACGACATGACGCGTTTCGTGATCACGCTCGAACAAGGCGTGGACTTTGTGCTCAAGGCTTTCGAGCGAATGATTGGTGGCGAAATTTTTGTCCCCAAGATTCCTAGCGTATCCATCGGCGACATTGCTGCTGCGGTTGCTCCGGAATGCGAGACCAAGGAAATCGGAATTCGGCCTGGCGAGAAGATGCACGAATGCATGGTGCCCGAAGACGAGGCACGGCAAACGCTCGAATTCGATGATCACTACATCGTGCAACCATCGGCGCGAAGTTGGTGCAAGGAAGATCCCGCCTATGTCGCTCAAGGACGTCAGTGCGAACCGGGGTTCAGCTACAGCAGCGACAACAACAAGCATTGGTTGAGCGTGTTTGAACTGCGGGATCTGATCGCCAAGCACTGTCCCGATCCAAATTCTGTGGAAGTGGATTCGACTCAACAAAAACGCAAGGCAGCCTAGTCACGGCCGAACACCATCAGCATGTTCGATCGTGTTGCGTTCGGGATTGAGGAGACAACTTGGTGATTCCATACGGTAGACAATCGCTTAACGAAGATGACATCGCCGCCGTTACTCAGGTGCTGCGCGGCGACTTCCTGACACAAGGTCCCGCGATTGTTGAGTTTGAAACCAAGCTCGCCGATCGCTGTAATGCTGATCATTCGGTGGCCTGCAACTCTGGCACAGCCGCTCTTCATATGGCTTACCAATCGCTCGGGATAGGTCCGGGGGATGTGGTCGTTGTTCCAGCCAATACGTTTCTTGCGACAGCGAACGCAGCGGTTTATCTAGGCGCGGACGTTCGCTTCTGTGATGTCGATCCCCAGTCTGGATTGATGACAGCCCAAACGCTTGAGCCGGTGCTAGATTGTGACGTCTCGTTAGTCGTGCCCGTTCACTTTGCGGGAATGGCGTGCGACATGAAGGCCATTGCGGAATTGGTTCGCTGGACATCGCCCCGAGCGAAGATTGTCGAGGATGCAAGTCACGCCATCGGTGCCCTGCACCGCGACGGTTCACCCGTAGGTTCGCTGGAATGGTCCGCGATGGCAACGTTCAGCTTTCATCCGGTCAAGCACATTGCCGCCGGCGAAGGTGGGGCCGTCACTGTCAACGATCCGGAACTGCTGGAAAAACTCCGTGGTTTTCGTTGTCACGGGATGACGAAAGATCCCACAAAATTGACAAAGCCCGAGGAAGGTCCGTGGTACTACGAAATGCACGACCTTGGGTTCAATTATCGAATCCCCGAAGCGTCCTGTGCATTGGCTTCGAGTCAGATGAATCGCCTAAACGATTTTCTAAATCGGCGACGCGCCATCGCCGAAGCGTATTTGTCGGCTTGGTCGACTTGCGACATTATCAAATTGCCGAATTCCGAAGACTTGCATTATTCCGCTTGGCACTTGTTCTGCTTACATGTGGGGCTCAAAAACGATTCGCTCGATCGAGCGGATTGGATGTCGATGTTGCAACAACGTGGGGTGGGTTCGCAAGTTCACTATTACCCCGTTTGCGACCAGCCGTATTACCGAAACCGCTACGGTTGTGACAAAACCCATTTTACGGGCGCTTTTGAGCACTACCGAACGGCACTCAGCGTGCCCATGTATCCGGCGATGTCAGATGCCCAGGTGCAGACCGTGATCGAATCCGTGTTGGATGTAGCTAGTCAGTCTAAACCAGTTGTCAGTCATGCTGCTTAAAGGAGGCGATCAAGTGAACAAGATCGTTGCGATTGTGCAAGCAAGAGTCGGTTCAAGCCGATTGCCTGGCAAGACCTTGATGCAGCTAGGCGATCGAAGTGTTCTCGCACGCGTTCTACTTCGGTTAAGCCAGTGCAAGAAGGTCGATCAGATTGTGGTCGCCACAACCACCAATGGTGAAGACGATCGCATCATGAATGAAGCCGTCGCGTGTGGCTTTCAATGTTTTCGCGGCAGCGAGTCCGACGTGCTGTCGCGATACTACGGTGCTGCGAAAATGGCTGAGGCGACTCATGTTATTCGCGTTACATCGGACTGCCCTTTCATCGACCCTGTCTTGATCGATCGGATGGTGGACCACTATTTGGAACAAGCTCGCAATGTGGACTATCTGAGCAACGCGTTTGAACGAACGTTTCCGCACGGATTGGATACTGAAATATTTTCGGCATCTGCTCTCGCGATTGCTCATGCCCATGGCGCAAGCGCTGCGGAACGAGAACACGTGACGCCGTACATTTACTTGAATCCCGATCAATTCGAAGTCAGTAACTTCAGCAACAGCGAGAACTTGTCGCATCATCGCTGGACATTGGACGAGGCTGATGATTGGGCATTCTTTGAAGCTGTTGTTGGTCACCTTCCAGATCCGCTCGTAACCACCGATCAAGTGTTGGCGCTGCTAGAACGCGAGCCGCAGATTAGCGAAATCAACGCTAGGGTGCAGCAAAAGACGTTGGCCGACAGCAAGCCGATCAATCAGAAATTGGCAGGTTGAATGCGAGTGCTTTTTCGAGCCGATGCGAGTTTGCGAATTGGCAGCGGGCATATTGCCCGCTGTTTGACGTTGGCGGATGCAATCACTGCGCAGGGTGGTCAAGCAGATTTCGTATGCCGAGACCATCCCGGTCATCTCGCCACGTGGATCGAATCTCGCGGGTACGAGGTGTCGCTGTTAGAGACCGAAACCTCGGCACATGAAAACGCTGCTCAGGATTCGCCTTACGCTTCATGGCTAGCCGCGTCGTCGATCGATGATGCTCGGCAAACGATCAACGCTTGCAAATCACGATCGTATGATTGGACCGTGGTGGATCACTATGCCATCGATTCGAGTTGGCACCACGAAATAAGGAAACACATTCCTAAGACGTTGGTCATCGACGACTTAGCAAATCGGTCCCACGAAGCAGACTTGCTGTTGGATCAAAATTATCACAAGCAACAACAGGGTCGCTACGAGTCGTGGGTGAACCAGGAATGCGAGCTTTTGCTAGGGCCAAAGTTTTCGTTGCTTCGACCTGACTTCGCGAAGCACCGAGATGTGGCTAGTTCACATGTTGGAGCATCGAAATCCAAGGAAACGCAAACAACCAAAGGTCGGTTCAATCGAGGCTTCGCCGGCGAAGTTCGAGCAGATCAATCCCGATCGAACCAATTTTTGTCAAACGATGGATCGTCCGATCAATGCATGAACATCATGGTATTCATGGGCGGTATGGACGAACACAACGTAACCGCGAGGGTCATCAAGTCGTTGGAGTTTGCGGGGCTCGAGTCTAGCTCTCACCTTCATGTTGTGATTGGAAGTGCGAATCCGCATCGTGAACTTCTCAAGGCACAATGCGATCGCGTTCGCCAGAGAAACCACTTCGAAGTTAGCCTGCACATCCAGGTGTCTGAAATGGCGAAGCTGATGTCAAAGATGACTTGCATGATTGGCGCGGGTGGATCCAACACTTGGGAGCGTTGCTGTCTTGGGATTCCTACTGCGGTTATCGCAGTGGCCGAGAACCAGGTCGATGTTGCAGTACAGCTAGATGAGACGGGCATTTCGCAATTCCTTGGGTTTCATCGAACGATCCAAGACCGAGAGCTGCGAGAATCATTGCAAGCCTTTGTCGTTGATCGGAATTCTCACCACCGCATGCATCAACGAAGTCGATCGCTGGTGGATGGCTTAGGAGCCAACCGAATCGTCGGAATGATGAATCAACGCACAGCCAAAATTGCCGCCTAAGGGGGAGAGCATGACCAACAATGATGTCACCATCGCAGGCCGGTTGATCGGCACTGCTTTCGAACCCTTTGTGATTGCTGAGATGTCAGGCAACCACAATCAATCGCTCGATCGAGCACTTGCCATTGTCGATGCAGCAGCCGATGCGGGCGCGCACGCGATTAAGTTGCAAACTTATACGGCTGACACAATGACGTTGGACGTCGAGGGAAAAGGCTTCACGATCGATGCAGATGATAGTCTTTGGAAAGGACGCAAGCTGCACGATCTTTATGCCGAAGCACACACGCCATGGGATTGGCATCAAGCGATCTTCGACCGGGCAACTCAGCAGGGATTGATTGCGTTCAGCTCTCCCTTTGACGATACCGCCGTTGACCTTCTTGAATCGCTCAACACGCCGGCGTATAAGATTGCTTCGTTTGAAATGACTCACCTTCCATTGGTTCGGAAGGTTGCATCGACTGGCAAGCCGTTGATCATTTCAACCGGAATGGCCACGCTCGGCGAGATCGAACAAACTGTGCTGACCGCACGTCAGGCCGGCGCCAAGGAAATCGTCTTGCTTAAGTGTACGAGCACTTATCCGGCTTCGCCCGAGAACACTAACTTACGTACCATCCCGCATCTGCGTGAAGCCATGGATGTTCAAGTAGGACTCTCTGATCACACAATGGGTGTCGGCGCATCGGTGGCTGCGGTCGCGTTCGGTGCCACGGTGATCGAGAAGCACTTCACACTGAGTCGTGCCGATGGTGGCGTTGATTCAACTTTCTCGCTTGAACCGAACGAA from Rubripirellula amarantea encodes:
- a CDS encoding Glu/Leu/Phe/Val family dehydrogenase, yielding MKAFEATQYYFDTAAEHLNINAELRQMLLTPRREVQVRVTIERDNGHLANFVGFRVQHDNHRGPMKGGLRFHPDVDLDETRALASLMTWKTAVVDLPYGGAKGGIGVDPSELSLREIEKLTRAFVDQIHELVGPDTDIPAPDMGTDHRVMSWFRNQWEKYHGFNPAVITGKPVEEYGAKGREEATGRGVGTLTVKLTKRLGYRAEQTRVAIQGFGNVGSHAAKFLTEAQFPVVAVSDISGTYYDPNGLKIGELLRHKLEHPRGLLEGYTGCQILPLGDLITLNDVDVLIPAALGGVITEKNVDDIHAKVIIEAANGPIYPSADEELHNKGVTILPDILANAGGVTVSYFEWVQNRQHYRWPLDRVRGELDRTMNDAFENVWQTSQQRKVSLRTAAYIIGITRVRRAAELAGLTS
- a CDS encoding HugZ family pyridoxamine 5'-phosphate oxidase, yielding MSATEISSLMDSALAASLGTIADGGAPFVSLVTVARIKPDQMAMLLSGLAVHTKNLANDHRVSLLLVSPGGENGDPLAGARATLIGSVQKLARGADHVARTAFLQRHPEAAMYADFGDFAFYEMMVHKAHLVAGFGKIVTVSGDQLNEVT
- the pseB gene encoding UDP-N-acetylglucosamine 4,6-dehydratase (inverting); protein product: MSILDGSNILITGGTGSFGKKCAKTLLDQCKPNRLVILSRDEQKHVDMARNVLPPSEYPQVRYFVGDVRDRGRLSHALRGIDYVIHAAAMKHVDIAEYNPTECISTNIGGAENLINACIESNVKKLVALSTDKAAAPVNLYGATKLCSDKLFAAGNSLSGASGTRFCAVRYGNVIGSNGSVIPFFQNKRHEGVLPITSYDMTRFVITLEQGVDFVLKAFERMIGGEIFVPKIPSVSIGDIAAAVAPECETKEIGIRPGEKMHECMVPEDEARQTLEFDDHYIVQPSARSWCKEDPAYVAQGRQCEPGFSYSSDNNKHWLSVFELRDLIAKHCPDPNSVEVDSTQQKRKAA
- the pseC gene encoding UDP-4-amino-4,6-dideoxy-N-acetyl-beta-L-altrosamine transaminase encodes the protein MIPYGRQSLNEDDIAAVTQVLRGDFLTQGPAIVEFETKLADRCNADHSVACNSGTAALHMAYQSLGIGPGDVVVVPANTFLATANAAVYLGADVRFCDVDPQSGLMTAQTLEPVLDCDVSLVVPVHFAGMACDMKAIAELVRWTSPRAKIVEDASHAIGALHRDGSPVGSLEWSAMATFSFHPVKHIAAGEGGAVTVNDPELLEKLRGFRCHGMTKDPTKLTKPEEGPWYYEMHDLGFNYRIPEASCALASSQMNRLNDFLNRRRAIAEAYLSAWSTCDIIKLPNSEDLHYSAWHLFCLHVGLKNDSLDRADWMSMLQQRGVGSQVHYYPVCDQPYYRNRYGCDKTHFTGAFEHYRTALSVPMYPAMSDAQVQTVIESVLDVASQSKPVVSHAA
- a CDS encoding cytidylyltransferase domain-containing protein codes for the protein MNKIVAIVQARVGSSRLPGKTLMQLGDRSVLARVLLRLSQCKKVDQIVVATTTNGEDDRIMNEAVACGFQCFRGSESDVLSRYYGAAKMAEATHVIRVTSDCPFIDPVLIDRMVDHYLEQARNVDYLSNAFERTFPHGLDTEIFSASALAIAHAHGASAAEREHVTPYIYLNPDQFEVSNFSNSENLSHHRWTLDEADDWAFFEAVVGHLPDPLVTTDQVLALLEREPQISEINARVQQKTLADSKPINQKLAG
- the pseG gene encoding UDP-2,4-diacetamido-2,4,6-trideoxy-beta-L-altropyranose hydrolase; the encoded protein is MRVLFRADASLRIGSGHIARCLTLADAITAQGGQADFVCRDHPGHLATWIESRGYEVSLLETETSAHENAAQDSPYASWLAASSIDDARQTINACKSRSYDWTVVDHYAIDSSWHHEIRKHIPKTLVIDDLANRSHEADLLLDQNYHKQQQGRYESWVNQECELLLGPKFSLLRPDFAKHRDVASSHVGASKSKETQTTKGRFNRGFAGEVRADQSRSNQFLSNDGSSDQCMNIMVFMGGMDEHNVTARVIKSLEFAGLESSSHLHVVIGSANPHRELLKAQCDRVRQRNHFEVSLHIQVSEMAKLMSKMTCMIGAGGSNTWERCCLGIPTAVIAVAENQVDVAVQLDETGISQFLGFHRTIQDRELRESLQAFVVDRNSHHRMHQRSRSLVDGLGANRIVGMMNQRTAKIAA
- the pseI gene encoding pseudaminic acid synthase, which gives rise to MTNNDVTIAGRLIGTAFEPFVIAEMSGNHNQSLDRALAIVDAAADAGAHAIKLQTYTADTMTLDVEGKGFTIDADDSLWKGRKLHDLYAEAHTPWDWHQAIFDRATQQGLIAFSSPFDDTAVDLLESLNTPAYKIASFEMTHLPLVRKVASTGKPLIISTGMATLGEIEQTVLTARQAGAKEIVLLKCTSTYPASPENTNLRTIPHLREAMDVQVGLSDHTMGVGASVAAVAFGATVIEKHFTLSRADGGVDSTFSLEPNELRQLVVETKRAWQAIGGVSYGPTGAQVDAIQYRRSIYLAENVDKGCRIDDRHIRVIRPGHGLAPKHFEELIGTTATRDLTKGEPAQWGMFAQLHPASSH